CCTTTGCTCGAAGATGTTAACTTGCAAGGGGCTCGCGGAATTTTGGTTAATATTACCGCAGGTCTAGATCTATCCCTAGGCGAGTTCAACGATGTCGGGGATACTATCGAGGAATTCGCTTCCGAGAACGCAACAGTCGTTGTCGGAACGGTAATTGATCCCGATATGGTTGATGAATTGCGGGTGACAGTGGTCGCAACCGGTCTTGACGGACTTGGACAAGAAACACCACTAAAAGTAGTTGAGTCTAGACCTGTAGAGGCGCGCTCAACCGACTATCGTACCCTTGATCGACCAACAGTAATGCGCAACAACCAACAAGCGGCGGTTGCGCGAGATGTGGCTCCGGCGCCAATGGCAGATAAAGACATGGAATACTTGGATATTCCTGCGTTTCTGCGGCGTCAAGCCGATTAACTAGCAGAAGCCGGTGCAGCACAGGGCGAGGTGTTAGCGATTTGTCGCTAGCACATGATAAGGTCGTCCCTGTATATGTAGTCATCCGGTCCACAGAGTGAGTGTGATACATGATTAAGCAACGTACCTTACGCAATACTATCCGTGCCACTGGAATAGGCTTGCATACAGGTGAAAAGGTCTACCTGACATTGAAGCCGGCACCGGTTGATTCTGGTGTTATCTTTCGTCGTACCGACTTAAATCCAGTTGTTGAAATCCACGCTCGTGCTGAAAATGTGGGTGATACCACGCTGTCGACCACGCTGATGAACGGCGACGTGCGAGTATCTACGGTTGAACATTTGCTGTCGGCAATGGCGGGTCTGGGTATTGATAATGCCTACGTCGAAGTCAGCTCCTCGGAAGTGCCTATAATGGATGGCAGTGCTGGGCCATTTGTATTCCTCATTCAATCTGCCGGGATTGAGGAGCAAAATGCGCCTAAGAAATTTATCCGTATAAAGCGTCCGGTGACGGTAAAAGATGGTGATAAAGTCGCGAGTTTCCTCCCTTTTGACGGCTTTAAAGTTTCTTTTACCATTGACTTCGACCACCCGGTTTTTAAAGACCGGACTGGTCATGCAGAGCTAGATTTTTCAAGTACCTCGTTTGTTAAAGAAGTCAGCCGCGCGAGAACCTTTGGATTTATGCACGAAATTGAATATTTGCGCTCCAAAGGCTTGGCGCAGGGCGGCAGTGTTGATAACGCGATCGTGGTTGATGAATACCGTATTCTTAACGAAGACGGGCTTCGTTACGAAGATGAGTTTGTTAAGCATAAAGTGTTGGATGCGATTGGCGATCTGTATTTATTGGGTACCAGTTTGATCGGTGAGTTTAGGGCCCATAAGTCAGGACATGGCCTTAATAACGCGTCTCTTCGCGCTCTTATTAAGGATACCGATGCTTGGGAGTGGGTAACGTTTGAAGACCCTGCTGACGCACCGATTAACTACATGGCGCCAGCCGCTGTAGCCTAGTGTATATCTCTGCCATGCTTGATCTCGCGTCAGCCTAAGCATGGTAATATTCTCTCATCTATGCGATATTGCGCCTCGGTGCAAGGGTATATTTATTTCCTACCTGCGGGTAATCAGTGCGAACTTTGGCGTAAATTCAAAAGAATATTACGTTAAAGCGGTCGTCATATTTTAATTCGGACAATGTAACTTGGTGCGGTTTTCGTGCGCTGTATAAATTCGATTCACTGCTTGGAATTCATTATCATCTCCAAGTAGAGTCACAATTAGAATTTTTGCAATGCACCAGAGCCATCAATGATAGGGACACGATCCCGGGAATAGTAACGAATTCATCATGATAACAGCAGTAGTAAGAAAAGTTTTTGGTAGTAAAAACGACCGCGAGCTTAAGCGGATGCGTAAAATGGTGGCCAAGGTCAACGCCCTTGAAGAGGGCTTGAGTGCACTAGATGACGCGGCGCTGGCGGCTAAGACCGGTGAGTTTAGGGAGCGCATA
This portion of the Zhongshania sp. R06B22 genome encodes:
- the lpxC gene encoding UDP-3-O-acyl-N-acetylglucosamine deacetylase codes for the protein MIKQRTLRNTIRATGIGLHTGEKVYLTLKPAPVDSGVIFRRTDLNPVVEIHARAENVGDTTLSTTLMNGDVRVSTVEHLLSAMAGLGIDNAYVEVSSSEVPIMDGSAGPFVFLIQSAGIEEQNAPKKFIRIKRPVTVKDGDKVASFLPFDGFKVSFTIDFDHPVFKDRTGHAELDFSSTSFVKEVSRARTFGFMHEIEYLRSKGLAQGGSVDNAIVVDEYRILNEDGLRYEDEFVKHKVLDAIGDLYLLGTSLIGEFRAHKSGHGLNNASLRALIKDTDAWEWVTFEDPADAPINYMAPAAVA